In Streptomyces sp. SLBN-118, the following are encoded in one genomic region:
- a CDS encoding site-specific integrase: MAGHIQDRWYKTETNAAGKTVRVKTDRHGTGMRYRARYVGPDGTEKSKSFADGQKRLAEKWLSAIETDMTRGHYTDPKSVRITFRQYAEKWLDSKTPSAMTRKELGRRLRLHVYPLLGSRPIGTFRPEHIREFVAALEAKPGVGPSYARNIFAAVQSVLSAAVDDTLLSRNPCGARTVRRPKPAPHPVVPWVPAQVFAVRAALLERYRAMVDVGAGCGLRQGEVFGLAEDAIDTEGRTLHVVRQIKHVEGHPVFALPKGKKKRDVPLPDSVAEALRAHMDACKPVEITLPWDVPEGPKVSARLIFTAEQGGLVWRSNFNGKEWKPALAVAGLISPEADENGKYESAREHGMHALRHFYASALLDAGENIKAVSEYMGHADPGLTLRVYAHLMPDSRQRARSAIDTVFQRISQEDHGPQTAQ, from the coding sequence CAGAAACTAACGCCGCTGGCAAGACCGTCCGCGTCAAGACCGACCGCCACGGCACCGGCATGCGCTACCGCGCCCGCTACGTCGGCCCCGACGGCACGGAGAAGTCGAAGAGCTTTGCCGACGGACAGAAGCGCCTCGCTGAGAAGTGGCTCAGCGCCATCGAGACGGACATGACGCGCGGTCATTACACCGACCCCAAGTCCGTGCGGATCACGTTCCGGCAGTACGCCGAGAAGTGGTTGGACAGCAAGACACCCAGCGCGATGACCCGGAAGGAACTCGGCCGGCGCCTGCGGCTGCACGTCTACCCGCTGCTCGGTTCCCGTCCGATCGGGACCTTCCGGCCGGAGCACATCAGGGAGTTCGTTGCCGCCCTGGAAGCGAAGCCCGGCGTCGGCCCTTCCTACGCCCGGAACATCTTCGCCGCCGTTCAGTCGGTCCTATCTGCCGCCGTCGACGACACGCTGTTGTCGCGCAACCCGTGCGGTGCACGGACTGTCCGGCGGCCCAAGCCTGCCCCGCATCCCGTAGTCCCGTGGGTGCCCGCTCAGGTGTTCGCCGTTCGCGCGGCTCTTCTGGAGAGGTACCGAGCGATGGTCGACGTCGGCGCCGGATGCGGCCTGCGCCAGGGCGAGGTGTTCGGGCTGGCTGAGGACGCTATCGACACCGAAGGGCGCACGCTGCACGTGGTCCGGCAGATCAAACACGTGGAAGGGCACCCGGTATTCGCTCTCCCCAAGGGCAAAAAGAAGCGGGACGTTCCGCTGCCCGACTCCGTGGCGGAAGCCCTCCGGGCGCACATGGATGCGTGCAAGCCCGTAGAGATCACGTTGCCGTGGGATGTGCCGGAGGGGCCGAAGGTGTCCGCCCGGCTGATCTTCACGGCTGAGCAAGGAGGCCTGGTGTGGCGTAGCAACTTCAACGGCAAGGAGTGGAAGCCCGCTCTCGCGGTCGCGGGCCTCATCTCGCCGGAAGCGGATGAGAACGGCAAGTACGAGTCGGCGCGCGAGCACGGGATGCACGCACTGCGGCACTTCTACGCGTCTGCGTTGCTGGACGCGGGTGAGAACATCAAGGCCGTCAGCGAGTACATGGGGCACGCCGACCCAGGGTTGACGCTCCGGGTGTACGCCCACCTGATGCCTGACAGCCGCCAGCGGGCCCGCAGCGCCATCGACACGGTGTTTCAGCGCATCTCGCAGGAAGATCACGGCCCACAGACGGCCCAGTAA